The segment AGCGGCGTCGCGTCGGTGAGCGCGAACCGGTGCGGGTCGAACCCGGCCGCGGCCAGCGGGATGCCCGCCCCGGCGATGATCGGGTTCAGCTTGATCACCAGCTCGTCGATCTCCGCCAGCAGTTGGCCGGCGAAGTTGCCGCCGCCGGCCAGCCAGATGTCCTTGCCGGGCTCCTGTTTGAGCTTGCCCACGAAAGTGGCCGGATCCTCGGCGACGATCTCCACCGCTGGATCCGGCGAGGAGGTGATCGAGCGGGAGAAGACGATCTGGCGCAGATGTGCGTACGGACTCGTGATGCCGACCTGTAGGGCCGGATCGTACGTGTGCCGGCCCATCAGCACCGTGTCGAAGACCTTGTTGTCCGTCAGGTCGAGGCCCAGCGCGGCGCGCACATGCGTGGGCACCGTCTCGGGGAACTGCGCGTTCATGAACGCCGTGACGTCGTCGTGGATGCCGATCCACTCCCACGTGCCGTCCGGCGCCGCGATGTAGCCGTCGATCGTGCTGGCCACGAAGTACACGAGCTTTCGCATCAGAACTCCTTCACGATAACCACTATGGCTGTTGTGGTTGAGAAACTACAGCACCTGTAGTGGTTATTGCTAGCCTGTTCGCATGCCCAGAAATCCGGAACGCCGCCGCACCCTCACCGACGCCGGTCTGCGGGTGCTCGCCGACAGCGGTGCTCGCGGCCTCACCCACCGGGCCGTCGACACCGAGGCCGGCGTGCCCGTCGGCACCGCGTCGAACTACTTCCGCTCCCGCGACGCCCTGCTCGGCGCCCTCGGCGAGCGGATCATGGAACGCTTCGCTCCTGATCCCGAGGTGGTGGCGAGACTGGCCGCCCGCGAGCCCAGCCGGGAGCTCTGGGTCGACTACCTGCGCTACATCGTCGAACGCACTACCCGGCAGCCTGAGCTGACCCGCGCCCTGATCGAACTGCGGCTGGAAGCGGCCCGTCGTCCCGGCCTAGCCGCGATCCTCGGCGACACTTTGCGCCGCGGCTACCAGGACGACGTCGCCTTCCACGCCACCACCGGCCTGGCCGGCGGCGCGTTCGAGATCGCCCTGCTGCACTACGCCCTGGACGGTCTGCTGCTCGACCTGCTGACCACCTCGATCGGCGCCGACGCCGACCCGGACAAGGTGGTGGAAGCCTTCGTCGACCGCCTGATCGGCGGCTAGGGTATCCAGCAGGGTGAATCTCCACGGGAGGATCGACGATGACGCTTCGTGACACCCCGCCGTTCCGGGCCGACCACGTCGGCAGCCTGCTGCGCCCGCCCCACCTGCTGAAAGCCCGCTCGCAGGGCGTCACCGGCGACGAGTTACGCGCCATCGAGGACGAGGCCATCCGCGACGTGGTCCGCATGCAGCGCGACGTGGGCCTGCGCTCGGCCACCGACGGCGAGTTCCGCCGGACTTCCTGGCACATGGACTTCATCTACCGCCTGGGCGGGATCCGGCCGACCGACGAGAAGATCCAGGTCCACTTCCGCAACGCCGACGGTGAGCTGGATTTCGAGTCGGCGGCGCTCGCGATCGACGCTCCGGTCCGGCTCACCGAGACGATCTTCGGCGACGACTTCACCTTCCTGGCGAACGAGGTGGGTGACGGCGTCACCGCCAAGCTCACCATCCCGTCACCGAGCATGGTTCACTACCGCGGCGGCCGCGCCGCCATCGACCCTTCGGTGTACCCCGACGAGGAGCAGTTCTGGTCCGACCTGAGCGCCGCCTACGCCGAGCAGGTCCGCCGCGTCGCCGACCTCGGCTGCCGCTACCTCCAGCTGGACGACACCAGCCTGGCCTACCTCAACGACCCGGCCCAGCGCGAGCTGCTCAACGCCCGCGGCGACGACGCCGAACACCAGCACCTGCGCTACATCCGCCAGATCAACGCGGCGATCGCCGACCGCCCGGCCGGCCTGTCCGTCACCACCCACATGTGCCGCGGCAACTTCCGCTCCTCGTGGGCCGCCGAGGGCGGCTACGACTTCGTCGCCGAGGCCCTGTTCAGCGAACTCGCCGTCGACGGCTTCTTCCTCGAGTACGACGACGAGCGCTCCGGCGGCTTCGCCCCCCTGCGGTTCGTCCCGCCCGGCAAGATGGTCGTCCTCGGCCTGGTCACCACGAAAAAGGGCGCTCTCGAATCCAAGGACACCCTGAAACGCCGCATCGACGAAGCCGCCGAATACGTACCCCTCGACCAGCTCTGCCTCTCCCCGCAGTGCGGTTTCTCGTCCACCGTCGAGGGCAACGTCCTCACCTACGAGGAAGAGGTCGCCAAGCTTCGCTTGATCGCCGAGACCGCCGAGGAGATCTGGGGCTGACCTTTGCGGGGTACGCCTACGCGCTCTGCCCCGACCGCCTCGCGATCAAGCAGCTACGCCCGGTTCCAGCGCGGCCGCCGGGCTGAAGCACGGCTCATTCGACCAGGCGCCCGACCTCCTTACCGGCACCGTCCAGCAGGACCAGCGTCTGACCGTCGAACCCGGCTCGGCGCGCCTCGGTCATCCATTGCCCGATCGGGGCGCCCGCGCATCCGATCAGGGTCATCGGCCCCTGCGTGGCCAGCAGCGACCCGTTCGGCCCGGACAGCCAGCGGCCACCCTGCCCGTTGCAGCCGTCGCTGCCCGTCCACTTCCCGTCCGCCAGGAACTCGGCGAACGGCCCCGGCTCCTGCGTCCCCTGCGGCATCGGGTCCGGCTTCCACTTGCCGAGCAGAGTCGCGCTGGTCGCCGCGGTCAGGTTCGCCGGCAGCGGCGCCGCCACGGCGTTCAGCTCCGCGCGCGTCTCATCGGTGACCACCGGAACGCCAGTCACCTCGGACGCCATCGTGGACCGCTTGACCGGCTTGGCCCCCGGCTGCAACCGCGCAACCGTCCCACCGTCCCGGTCGAGCAGCAGCCGCTCGCCCCCCTCGGCCCGGAACGCCGCAGCCCGCGCCAGCCACTCCGGCACGACCTCCGCGGTGTCCGCCGGCTCCTTGACCGAGGCGCATCCCTTCTCGTCCGGATGCGAACTGAAGGCGTTCAGATCCGCCACGAACTGCCCGTCGGTGTTCGCATACCACTGCCCCATGAGCGTCATGCAGGGCCGGAAAACCCCGATCTCATCATTGGCGATCCGGAGCACAACCCCGTCAGCCTCATCCGTCCCCGCCAACTTCCACAGCCCGACCAGAGCCGAAACGTCACTCCCACTGCTCACCGCCGCCGGCGCACTGCCTGACGCCCCCGTGGTCGCCGGCGCCTCACCCGGCCCTCCATCAGGAGTCTGACCACCACAGCCGGCGACGAACGCCCCGACAAGCATCACGCCGATCACCCGCAACCGCATGAGAACTCCCCACCCTGGCTCCGCCGGCCGCACAGCCGCTACAACCTACGACGCGGCACCCGCACCCCGGGTTCCGCCGCGACCCCATGATCAAGACTCACCACACCAGCCGGCCCCGCGCCTCCGCCCCGCGCCGACCCAGCACCAGCGCACGCTACAGCGCTCCCGTTCGGTGCGTGCACGCCAGCAGACCGCAGCGAGCCGGCCCCGGCGCACCCCTGCGCCACCCGGGCGAGATCTTGCCCAGCTGGCCCTCACGGCTGCTTCCGGGCGCCCGGAACAGCCCTGTTGACCAGCTGGCATTGGCTTTGGCGGCCGGTCCGCGAACTGGGCTCACCGGTAGAGCCGCAGGTCGGCGATGCTCCACCAGTTGGCGGCGACCGCGGTCGTGGTGATCCGTAGATGGCGGGCTCGGACAACCCGCAGGTCGACGTTCGTTAGCTGACCGGCGCCGGTGCCCGTCGCGACCGTCCGCCAGCGTGTGCCGTCGGTGCTGACTGCCAGCTCCCAGCCTCGGGCGTAGTCGCCGAGGTGGCCGCCGCTCTCGATCGCGACCGGCGGAACTCGCGGATCCGGCCGAGGTCGACCTGCAGAAACTGGCCGGGTTCCTGGGCGGTGCCGCTGGACCAGCGGGTGGACGCGTCGTCGTCGATCGCGGCGGCGACGTTCTCGCCCGAAGGATGCGCGACGGCGGTGGCGCCGGTCAGGCGAAGCCGATCAAGAGGGACCCGCGGGCAGCGGGGCCAGTGAAGGTGGCCAGGGCGCCGCCGGGCGAGCAGACGGCGTGGGTAATCGGTCTCCGGGCCGTCGCCGGGCGGAGTCGGCCGAGCGCCGTGGAGACCGGGACCGCCTGCCGGACCGGGAGGTCGGTGCCGGGGTAGCCGCTCGGGTGCCGGTTCTGCGGCTCGTTCTGCACGGTGAGGTAGTCGACCGGCACCCCGGCATACTCCTGAACGTAATTGACCAGGTAGCGAGCGTAAGCAGCGGCAGAATCTGGGCCGGGTCGTGCTCGATGCTGAAGTGCCGGAGGGCGAAATCGCCCGGTACGTCGTCGTAGGTGTAGTGCGCGGCCGCCGCGGCGGGAAGGCCGGCGGCGAACAGAAGCAGAGCCGGCGTACGCATCGATACTCCCGAAGCTCGGACGTAACGAGCGAAACATCGCGGTAACACATAGTCAAGCGTGGATGGTTACGTTAACATCGCCGCAATCCCCTCCCCCCGAGGAAAGGCCGCGCAATGAGACATGGGCGGTTCTGGGCCGGCGGCTTACTGGTCGCAGCCCTTCTGGTGGTACCGGGCGCGCCGGCAGCGCAGGCGGCGACGAACGGATTCCGCGGCGTCAACTGGGCCGACGAACGCGACAACTTTGTTAACGACACCCTGGTCCTGGGCGGGCTGAGCACATCGGACAGCTACGCCACCACGCAGGCCAAGGCGGACGACATCCTCACCGGCTTCCAGAACAACCTGGGCGCCAACACCGTCCGGATGCCGGTCAACTACCCGACCGTCTCCGGCGCCTACTGGAACTCGTACATCGGCGCCATCGACATGGCGAGCAGCAAGGGCATGCGGGTCATCCTGAGCTATTGGGAGAGCGCCGCCGACCGGGACGGATCAGTCGACGATCTTCCCCAGTTCTGGTCGATGTGGCAGACCATCGTCAACCGCTACGCGGGCAACGCCAACATCTACTTCGAGCCGTTCAACGAGCCGTACGCCTACAGCGACGCGGACTGGAAGAACCTGGCCGCCGAGTGGCTCAGCCGGTATGGAAACGTTCCCCGCGGCCGGGTGATCATCAGCGGCGCCGGCTACAACCAGCGGCTCACCACGATCGGCAGCGACAGCCGGTTCGACGGGACGCTGATCTCACGGCACACCTACCAGTTCTTCGACACCGCCAGGCTCACCGA is part of the Actinoplanes sp. NBC_00393 genome and harbors:
- a CDS encoding dihydrofolate reductase family protein, whose amino-acid sequence is MRKLVYFVASTIDGYIAAPDGTWEWIGIHDDVTAFMNAQFPETVPTHVRAALGLDLTDNKVFDTVLMGRHTYDPALQVGITSPYAHLRQIVFSRSITSSPDPAVEIVAEDPATFVGKLKQEPGKDIWLAGGGNFAGQLLAEIDELVIKLNPIIAGAGIPLAAAGFDPHRFALTDATPLGSGVVVLRYRAL
- a CDS encoding TetR/AcrR family transcriptional regulator, with the translated sequence MPRNPERRRTLTDAGLRVLADSGARGLTHRAVDTEAGVPVGTASNYFRSRDALLGALGERIMERFAPDPEVVARLAAREPSRELWVDYLRYIVERTTRQPELTRALIELRLEAARRPGLAAILGDTLRRGYQDDVAFHATTGLAGGAFEIALLHYALDGLLLDLLTTSIGADADPDKVVEAFVDRLIGG
- a CDS encoding 5-methyltetrahydropteroyltriglutamate--homocysteine S-methyltransferase, which encodes MTLRDTPPFRADHVGSLLRPPHLLKARSQGVTGDELRAIEDEAIRDVVRMQRDVGLRSATDGEFRRTSWHMDFIYRLGGIRPTDEKIQVHFRNADGELDFESAALAIDAPVRLTETIFGDDFTFLANEVGDGVTAKLTIPSPSMVHYRGGRAAIDPSVYPDEEQFWSDLSAAYAEQVRRVADLGCRYLQLDDTSLAYLNDPAQRELLNARGDDAEHQHLRYIRQINAAIADRPAGLSVTTHMCRGNFRSSWAAEGGYDFVAEALFSELAVDGFFLEYDDERSGGFAPLRFVPPGKMVVLGLVTTKKGALESKDTLKRRIDEAAEYVPLDQLCLSPQCGFSSTVEGNVLTYEEEVAKLRLIAETAEEIWG
- a CDS encoding META domain-containing protein, whose translation is MTLMGQWYANTDGQFVADLNAFSSHPDEKGCASVKEPADTAEVVPEWLARAAAFRAEGGERLLLDRDGGTVARLQPGAKPVKRSTMASEVTGVPVVTDETRAELNAVAAPLPANLTAATSATLLGKWKPDPMPQGTQEPGPFAEFLADGKWTGSDGCNGQGGRWLSGPNGSLLATQGPMTLIGCAGAPIGQWMTEARRAGFDGQTLVLLDGAGKEVGRLVE